In a genomic window of Hyphomonas sp.:
- the guaA gene encoding glutamine-hydrolyzing GMP synthase, which produces MTEQRHERALIVDFGSQVTQLIARRLRESGVYCEIHPFNKVDKAFLEAYGPQAVILSGGPSSVTWEDSPRADDAIFELGVPVLGICYGQQVMMQQLGGRVESGTSREFGRAFIEKVVDDPILSDLFHAGDSEQVWMSHGDHVADMAPGFGVIAKSPGAPYAIISDPERKFYGTQFHPEVVHTVHGRELLRNFTHGVAGLKGDWTMAAYRAEAIEKIRDQVGKGRVICGLSGGVDSSVAAVLIHEAIGDQLTCVYVDHGLMRQGESEQVVNLFREHYNIPLVHVDASDLFLGKLDGVSDPERKRKIIGGLFIDVFEEEAKKIGGADFLAQGTLYPDVIESVSALGGPSVTIKSHHNVGGLPERMNMKLVEPLRELFKDEVRALGRELGLPESFIGRHPFPGPGLAIRIPGEITREKADTLRKADAIYIDEIRKAGLYDEIWQAFSVLLPVNTVGVMGDERTYEAVLALRAVTSTDGMTADYYPFEHDFLGRVATRIINEVKGVNRVVYDVTSKPPGTIEWE; this is translated from the coding sequence ATGACTGAGCAGAGACATGAACGCGCCCTCATTGTCGATTTCGGCAGCCAGGTGACGCAGCTGATTGCACGGCGCCTGCGCGAGAGCGGCGTCTATTGCGAAATTCACCCGTTCAACAAGGTCGACAAGGCGTTCCTGGAAGCCTATGGCCCGCAGGCGGTGATCCTGTCCGGTGGCCCGTCCAGCGTGACCTGGGAGGACAGCCCGCGCGCCGATGACGCGATTTTCGAGCTTGGCGTGCCGGTCCTTGGCATCTGCTACGGCCAGCAGGTGATGATGCAGCAATTGGGCGGCCGGGTGGAAAGCGGTACCAGCCGCGAGTTTGGCCGCGCCTTCATCGAGAAGGTCGTCGATGATCCGATCCTGTCAGACCTGTTCCATGCCGGCGACAGCGAGCAGGTCTGGATGAGCCATGGCGACCATGTCGCCGACATGGCGCCGGGCTTTGGCGTGATCGCGAAGTCGCCGGGCGCGCCCTATGCGATCATCTCCGATCCGGAACGCAAATTCTATGGCACGCAATTCCACCCGGAAGTCGTGCATACGGTGCATGGCCGCGAATTGCTGCGCAATTTCACGCATGGTGTGGCCGGCCTGAAGGGTGACTGGACCATGGCGGCCTATCGCGCCGAGGCCATCGAGAAGATCCGCGACCAGGTCGGCAAGGGCCGGGTGATCTGCGGCCTGTCAGGCGGTGTGGATTCCTCGGTTGCGGCCGTGCTGATTCATGAGGCCATCGGGGACCAGCTGACCTGTGTCTATGTCGATCACGGCCTGATGCGTCAGGGCGAGAGCGAGCAGGTCGTCAATCTGTTCCGCGAGCATTACAACATTCCGCTGGTGCATGTGGACGCATCCGACCTGTTCCTTGGCAAGCTGGATGGCGTGTCCGACCCCGAACGCAAGCGCAAGATCATTGGCGGCCTGTTCATCGACGTGTTCGAGGAAGAAGCGAAGAAGATCGGCGGAGCAGATTTCCTGGCGCAGGGCACTCTGTATCCGGACGTGATCGAGAGCGTGTCGGCGCTGGGCGGACCGAGCGTCACGATCAAGAGCCACCACAATGTTGGCGGCCTGCCGGAACGCATGAACATGAAGCTGGTCGAGCCGCTGCGTGAACTGTTCAAGGACGAGGTGCGCGCGCTGGGCCGGGAATTGGGCCTGCCGGAGAGCTTTATCGGGCGGCATCCATTCCCCGGGCCGGGCCTGGCCATCCGTATCCCGGGCGAGATCACGCGTGAGAAGGCCGACACGCTGCGCAAGGCCGATGCGATCTATATCGATGAGATCCGCAAGGCGGGCCTCTATGACGAGATCTGGCAGGCCTTCAGCGTGCTGCTGCCCGTCAATACGGTCGGCGTGATGGGGGACGAGCGGACTTATGAAGCCGTTCTGGCGTTGCGCGCGGTGACCTCAACCGACGGGATGACGGCGGACTATTACCCCTTCGAGCATGATTTCCTCGGCCGCGTGGCCACGCGCATCATCAATGAAGTCAAGGGCGTCAACCGTGTCGTCTATGACGTCACGAGCAAACCCCCCGGCACGATCGAGTGGGAATGA